The nucleotide window ATGTACAGATCAAGCTCTAGCAACACCAACAGCAACGGTGGTCCACCCAATGCgtccgtggatcgccgccggggTCACCGTGCCATCGACACGTCGTGGAATGGCCATGGGAACGACATGGCGGCGGCTTCGGGCAGAATCGACGCTTCTTCTTGCACCGTGCCTCCCCACGGCCACCGCTCGTCGCCGCCGTACCAAATGTGAGCACCAAAAATGGTTGCTAATTCAGTTCTTTAACTGTAGTTAGTGTTTGTATGTGTAACCGAGTTGTTAATCAAACGTACTGGTTGTGCAGTCCGTCGATCGAAGAGGTTCTCAAGAGCTGGGAGCAGAGTAGAGGGCGGCTGCCATGGAACTCCATCATGCCATCAGAGAAGGTATAAGTACTAGCAATGAAGTGTTTCTTTTTGTCTTGTTAGCTAGAGAAAAGCATGAGTAAACGTATACGTATAAAAACCTATGAACAAATCCAGAGGAAGCAAAGATTACGCAAATAAACTACTACATTTTTATAAAACCTAGGATTACTCATCGTCTAGCCAGGATCAAAACGTTCATACATGCATGTGCTATACGTTGCCTAGCTAGAACCTAGAAGCTTCATTTCGTTAGTAGTAGTTCGTTAGGTGGCAGGCACCAGACCTCTGCCTAACTACTACCATGGCATAACACACACGGTGCCGTGTATTGACCACCCAGTCTCCAGTTCTGTTGTAATATCAGCACTGGAAAAATATTAATCCGCCTGACATGGATAATGTTATTGCAGGTGACCAGCTGGGCACGTCACGCTGACAGCAGAACACGTCAGAAGAGTCAGCAGCCGACGGCAGGATGTGACCTGACGCTGTCGATCGGCCGGTGCAAGGAGGAGGCCATGGTCGTGAGCAGCGACGCCGACGTCTCGAGCACGACCACCGAAGAGTCTGCGGCCGTGCCGGCGAGGGATCGAGGAGCCGACGACCGCCACTCAGACACCGCTGGTCTGAACCTTGACCTGAACCTCGACCTCACTGTCTCAACTTCTTGGCTCTGATGTGATCGATGGCCCCCTGTGTAAATATATAGAGATGCATCTTTGTATGTAGAGTTACTCACATTTGTAGGtcctcatatagctatcactgtACCATAGATCACGTAGAGTAGTGTAGTTGTAGTAAAATTGTGAGGTTTCTTGCTAGCCATATGAGTTTCCTTTGACAGTACGGTTTCTACTGTTTTAGCGGCCTATGCATGCATGGTTTGAGCCTTTGTATGTACGTACATCACATAGTATATGTATATATGGTTCATTTTTCTATATGCACATTACATTACATACATAACATGTTTTAAAGTTAGGGGGCACTGTACGCTATATGCTAGGCTGTTTTCTTTCTTCCACCCGAAGAAAGAAGGTGATCTCACGAGCAGCCGCCGCTAGGAGAGTTCTTCCGCCGCTGTCCTCCGGCGGCTCCCCTCCGCCGACGACCTCGGTCGTCAATGGTGAGGGGGGTCGCCGGATTCACGTGTGTGGACCGTTTTTAAGCCTTTGTAGTCTAGGGTTTTAGGTTGTTCGTCGTCCTGGCTTCGGCGGCAGCGATGACAACGCTAAAAAAAGAATTTTTCAGATCCTTCCCCGATAAGGCGATCGGCCCTATGGTTGGGGATGGATTTAGAAACCGGTATGTTCAAGTAAGGATGGCGTGACGGCGGCGGCATCCTCGTGATGGACCTGTGTCCTCGGGCTCCGCCGTTGTGACGACATTTGCTCCAGCGTCGACGCAGAGTTTGGGTGCTAGTTCAGGAGCGGACGACGACATCTGGAAGATGGTGGATCGTGTGCTGGGTTTGTGGTTCATGAATGGCAGGTATGGTTTCCTCCTCCAACGCCTTagtcattgatacgtctccgtcgtatctactttttcaaacacttttgcccttattttggactttaacttgtatgatttgaatggaactaacccggactgacgctgttttcagcagaattgccatgatgttgttttatgtgcagaaaacaaatattctcggaatgacctgaaactccagaaacatcttagaaaaaacaataaaaaatcctcgccaaagatgaagaccagggggcccgcacccttctcacgagggtggcccccccctagggcgcgcccccctacctcgtgggccctctggaaaccctccgacgccaactccaactctatatatttgctttcggagagaaaaaaatcaaagagaagaaatcatcgcgttttacgatacggagccgtcgccaagccctaaaacctctcgggagggctgatctggagtccgttcggggctccggagagggggattcgtcgccgtcgtcatcatcaaccatccttcatcaccaatttcatgatgctcaccgccgtgcgtgagtaattccatcgtaggcttgctggacggtgatgggttggatgagatttatcatgtaatcgagttagttttgttagggtttgatccctagtatccactatgttctgagattgatgttgctatgactttgctagcttaatgcttgtcactagagcccgagtgccatgatttaagatctgaacctattatgttttcatgaatatatgtgagttcttaatcctattttgcaagtctatagtcacctactatgtgttatgatccggcaattccgaagtgacaataatcgggaccactcccggtgatgaccatagtttgaggagttcatgtattcactatgtgctaatgctttgttccggttctctattaaaaggaggtcttaatatcccttagtttccaataggaccccgctgtcacgggagggtaggacaaaagatggcatgcaagttcttttccataagcacgtatgactatatacagaataaatgcctacattgcattgatgaattggagctagttctgtgtcaccctatgttatgactgttacatgatgaaccgcatccggcataattatccatcactgatccggtgcctacgagttttccatatactggttctcgcttatttactttcccgctgttactgttacaatcactacaaaataccaaaaacattacttttgctatttttacttttgttgctgctaccaccactatcatattactttgctactaaacaccttgctgcagatactaagtttctaggtgtggttgaattgacaactcagctgctaatacttgagaatattctttggctccccttgtgtcgaatcaataaatttgggttgagtactccaccctcgaaagctgttgcgatcccctatacttgtgggttatcaagactaatttctggcgccgttgccggggagcatagctctattctttgagtcacttgggatttatatctgctgaacattatgaagaacttgagagatccaaaaaccaagatctatccctcaactacgaggggaggtaaggaactaccatctagctctgcacttgattcaccttctgttatgagtaagctagcgacacctacacctacttctgctattcgttctgatatgtcgcatgttattgatgatgccacttctggtatgcatgatacttatgatgaaactgcttctatgcctgatactactatgccccttagtgaatttcttgatgaacaaattgctagggctagagaaaaagaaattattgaatctgaatacgatgatgatagtaaTGATGAAAATATTCCTATTATTCCCGAGGGCTATATTTTTTATATGGAATCTTCtaccgctattttagcttgcaaagatagatatgagcttaagaggttattaattaaatggaacaaagaatcacttagagataaaatgaggCCCGACCCttcttttgctacttcacctatatgtgttcctgataaggattatgaattctctgttgatcctgatataattactttggttagatctgatccgttttatggctatgaatctgaaactgttgtggcacatcttactaagttaaatgatatagctgccctgttcactaatgatgagatatcgcgttacttttatatactcaaaatatttctattctcattaaagggtgatgctaagatatggtttaattctcttgatcctggttgtgtgcgtagtccccaggatatgatttattacttctttgctaaatatttccctactcataagaaacaagctactttgagggaaatatacaacttcgtgcaaattaaagaagagagtctcccacatgcttgggggaggcttctcaaattacttaatgctttgcctgatcatcctcttaagaaacctgaaatacttgatatcttttataatggactaaccaatgctttcagagattacctggatagttgtgctggttcttttttcagggaaagaacaccggatgaaactgaaatcctattgaataatatgttgacaaatgaaaataattgggcacctcctgagccagctcctgagccatctcctgctccaattactgagtctattcataaaccaactccgaaaaagagaggtgttttatttctcaatcctgaagatatgcaagaggcaaagaaatctatgaaagaaaaaggtattaaagctgaagacgttaagaatttacctcctattgaagaaatacatggtcttaattcaccgcctgttgaagaaacatatgatcttaattatttatttactgaagaacctcctgatcccgatatcccgacacaggtagtaaaggtaaattctctctatagatatgataaagctgaagtccctcctactaaaattgctagtcagtgcttggatgagtttgataactttatgtttaagcaagacgacttcaatgcttattttggtagacaattaaaagaaaatgcttatatgattagacgcttgggtgattatatggctaatattaaaggtgaacttaaacttgttagcaaacatgcttctatggttaccactcaagtagaacaagtacttaaggctcaaaaagaagtgcttgacgaaatgaatagtaagaaaaatgattatgctgttagagtggctactagaactggtagaatgactcaggaacctttgtatcctgaaggccaccctaagagaatcgagcaagattctcaaagaaataatattgatgttcctagttttctaaaaagaagaagaagaaaaatgatagaactgtgcaaacttctagtgaacctattgctgaaccacctgataatccaaatgatatatctatgtctgatgctgaaacacaatctggtaatgaacatgaacctaatgaaaatattaatgatgatgttcatgatgatgctcaacctagtaatgataatgatgtagaaatcgaacctgctattgatcttgataacccacaatcaaagaatcaacgttatgataaaagagactttgttgctaggaaacatggtaaagaaagggaaccttgggttcagaaactcatgccttttcctccgaaaccattcaagaaaaaggatgatgaggattttgagcgttttgctgaaatgattaggcctatctttttgcgtatgagattaactgatgtgctcaaaacaaatccttatgctaaatatatgaaggatatcattactaataaaagaaagataccggaagctgagatttccatcatgcttgctaattatacttttaaggatggaataccaaagaaacttggagaccccggagtacctactataccttgctccattaaaagaaattatattaaaactgctttatgtgatcttggagccgatgttagtgttatgcctctctctttatatcgtagacttgacttgaataagttgacacctactgaaatatctttgcaaatggctgataaatcaactgctatacccgtcggtatttgtgaggatgtgcctgttgtggttgcaaacgttactattttaacggactttgttattcttgatattcccgaggatgatagtatgtctattattcttggaagaccttttcttaatactgcaggggttgttattgtttgcaacaaaggcaatgtcacttttcatgttaatggtaatgagcatacggtacactttccgaggaaacaacctcaagttcatagtatcaattctattgggaaaattccatcgattatatttggaggttttgaatttcctcttcctactgtcaagaagaaatatgatattcttattattggggatgtgcatatccccgttgaggtaacttagtgttattcgaaatttctctgatttcatgattatcggaatgagtttgttaacaagacttgatcaaccttgttagtggattcttttttatgagcatgagatggatgaaactagaagcacaaacttctgtaccccacttttactttctattatttatattaaataaagtaaaaatagtattttctgtctgtttcctgacttatccgtgcaatataaaaatatcctgaaaataaaagtcctcagaatgccatgccaatttaatatgattttttcgggaatatttgagaatttactgtgcaaaaattaccgcgggaggagctgccacctggccacgagggtggtgggcgcccccccagggcgcgccccctgcctcgtgggcccacggtggccttcctccacttatcccagcacccatcttcttcctatgtctcacacaaacccgaaaaaccaactcaagcacgagttagagccacttttgctatgattttcgatctccttgctcaaagcacctctcgcaaaactgcttggggagattgttccttggtatgtgactcctccattggtccaattagtttttgttctagtgctttattctttgcaaatttgtgctgcataggtgaccatgttcttaagcttgcatgtcaaatttatatggttccaaatagttctaatgcttgatataggctctaggcacttgtagaagtagttgctatcagttttattgaagttggttcacttttgtttgaagttactaaaaatttcagaatttttcaaagaaaaacaatatgattaggaagatgttccaaggtggttcctctaagaagcaaggactcaggattgctatgcgcgatgctgacgaggatccaccaagagacgctctgatacggccttgcgaatggtcgtcagaaaattttatggaccgtgcgggaattaaagaagaattcaaagcatatttgcgcaatgctgatcttgaggattttgaggctaacaaatgcccccagtatcatgatctcacaagttcatttgtgaggaggtttgagtattcatcttcgcgtaattctccttcagtcatgtttgatctttatgataaatcttatactatggacttagaggatttcacttctgcttgcgaacttccatcatggggtagtgttagggatccccctaaatctgaatttaaaaactttcttgctagtataactgtgggggaatctagagatataacgcaggctaccatagggagcattcactttcctgctataccttattttgctctcttcatcgatagatgcataaatgctaaggatgaagcatgtcacatgtgtgtccctgatcttaacattcttaggagtgctgtgttaggagaccaatcttatcatatgggagccattgtagctcgtaggttgcatcataataggcATAATGGAGATtttttggaggaatttatgcaacccgcttagctcattttcttgacatagacattcgtgagggtgatatggagttgcctcctgcatatttagattatgactctatggcttcgcaccagtttgtcgagaggcctgaatcacctctcttatatcacttaatttttgataaacgacgtgttttccgtattactctctcCGCTcatgccttctttgattcacagacaaaaggaagatatgttattagcagagaggaggcagaagagtatgagaggagagtggaggcagctcgactccacgctgcagcacagcaggcgataaccgctgcacaacagtatgatcccaactattcctcctcatcacagtacgaccccaacaactattattatggatatccgccaggccagccatggccatagaccaacttaggccaaaagcctaagcttgggggagtatgtatttctcaccgacattacatttatgctcacacacactcattgctagatgtcggtgctcatactttttcactgtaatatccatgctagtttattttctttttcctgctttcttcttgtgtgtttgttaaaccttaagaaaaaccaaaaaattagtagtagtttatttttctgctgtagtagtaataattaaaaagaaaacctaaaaatatttcacgttcttcttttgcttgttgggagctttcccgtgtaaatagttttatttcttttcttttatttgggggtcGGTAGGAGAGGACCATAATTAAATtattgaagtggctcttatatgcattattgatTGATTTAACCCaaagcccatattgccttgtcttctcttgtttattgaatgctcgcagattccagcttagtccaatgcatgtacACTCTTAtcattattcacaccgttcggtcgtgcaagtgaaaggcaattatgatgatatatgatgaactgactgagatgagaaaagctggtatggactcgacctcttttgtttctgtaaatatgatgagtccctcgttcttgatttagcttattatgaataaacatgtttgcaatgacaattagagatcatagttgtttgtgccatgcttgattagctatgagttataatgatttaccttgtatgccaacatgctattgagatgattatgatgtggtatgatggggtggtatcctcctttgaatgatttaagtgacttgacttggcacatgtttacgcatgtagttgaaacaaaatcaacatagctttcacgatatttatgttcatggtggattatatcctactcatgcttgcatccaatgtttattaattttaatgcatgtacatggctgttgtcgctctctagttggtcgcttcccagtcttttactagccttcacttgtactaagcgggaatactgcttgtgcatccaatcccttaaaccccaaagttattccagatgagcccaccataccttcctatatgcggtatctacctgccgttccaagtaaatttgtatgtgccaaactctaaaccttcaaataaacattctgttttgtatactagaatagctcatgtatcaacaaaggctgtccttatcttccgtgttagacgggttattctcaagaggagtggactccgctccttactcacgagaaaatggctggtcaccgggatgcccagtcccatgctttatgcaaactaaatcaaaattaattgcaaacaaaactcccctgggacctgatgtatgttggaggcactcgttgtttcgagcaagccatggattgatgcttgttggtggagggggagtataaactttaccattctgtttgggaaccgcctataatgtgtttagcatggaagatatcgccatctcttagttgttacgttgacaatgaaagtataccgctcaaaatacaatttatctctatttcaaaatcgagctctggcacctctacaaatccctgcttccctctgcgaagggcctatccatttacttttatgttgatcatcaccctcttatcaaaaagcactagctggagagcacagccgtcatttgcattcatcattgttaatttatattgggcatgactatgattggatctcttttacgatgaattacaatgtctagtcagtccttgatcttaaaggtgctctgcatttatgttttgcggtctcagaaagggctagcgagataccatcttgttatatcatattatgattgttttgagaaagtgttgtcatccgagatttattattatgacttgctagttgattatgctattgatatgag belongs to Triticum urartu cultivar G1812 chromosome 7, Tu2.1, whole genome shotgun sequence and includes:
- the LOC125523831 gene encoding myb family transcription factor MPH1-like, giving the protein MRGFERRGVRQYNRSDEPRMRWTEELHRQFIEAVDCLGGQDEATPKRILQLMGAKGVSISHVKSHLQMYRSSSSNTNSNGGPPNASVDRRRGHRAIDTSWNGHGNDMAAASGRIDASSCTVPPHGHRSSPPYQIPSIEEVLKSWEQSRGRLPWNSIMPSEKVTSWARHADSRTRQKSQQPTAGCDLTLSIGRCKEEAMVVSSDADVSSTTTEESAAVPARDRGADDRHSDTAGLNLDLNLDLTVSTSWL